Proteins encoded by one window of Paenibacillus sp. DCT19:
- a CDS encoding SDR family oxidoreductase has product MEYHTYTTEMSKNDHEATTILLTGSTGFIGKEAVKQLMGENSDLILLVRSKLKAQATLQAYGITDFSRITFVQGDLSVSGLGLSTEDYKLALGADVIIHAGGTMDVTLERTLAEGIFMNGAKEIAALAEQIHRARGLRHLIHVVGFMSPYGKNATEVEGSIGEGSTGGTAHNPGDLRTASRKMLHTESAYEHMKFEADAYIRKHAERCAYPLSVVNPSTVVGAYPTGKQNKRVVSACLYKR; this is encoded by the coding sequence ATGGAGTATCATACATACACAACAGAAATGAGCAAGAACGATCATGAAGCAACGACCATCCTACTTACAGGCAGCACTGGGTTCATCGGTAAGGAGGCAGTCAAACAACTCATGGGTGAAAATTCGGATCTGATCCTGCTTGTAAGATCCAAATTAAAAGCCCAAGCGACACTACAAGCATATGGAATAACGGACTTTAGCCGAATAACGTTTGTTCAAGGCGATCTGTCCGTTTCGGGACTTGGGCTTAGTACAGAAGATTATAAGCTAGCACTTGGAGCAGATGTCATCATTCATGCGGGCGGAACGATGGATGTGACACTGGAACGAACGTTAGCGGAGGGCATTTTTATGAATGGGGCTAAGGAGATAGCAGCACTTGCTGAGCAGATTCATCGTGCACGCGGACTCAGACATTTGATCCACGTTGTTGGTTTTATGAGTCCTTATGGGAAAAATGCTACAGAAGTAGAGGGTTCTATTGGTGAGGGTTCTACTGGAGGAACTGCCCATAATCCAGGTGATTTGCGTACAGCGAGCCGTAAAATGTTGCATACCGAGAGCGCCTATGAACATATGAAATTCGAAGCAGACGCGTATATTCGTAAGCACGCGGAGCGGTGTGCCTATCCTCTATCCGTTGTGAATCCAAGTACAGTTGTGGGTGCGTATCCAACGGGGAAACAGAACAAACGGGTGGTATCGGCATGCTTGTACAAGCGATGA
- a CDS encoding alpha/beta fold hydrolase has product MLVQAMSKGRMPIIPGGASHWLPLISNDVVAQTIVYLSREVEPSGGTYPVLLPKEDSPNMKELIQLMATTLDVPSPRWSAPLPIIHAAMKAGGERISGIPPESISFITKQRFDVEQTEQLFLRMGQSIPNVVPLLPHVIADLDYRLTSPVVAGKALPKGWMRARKGDLAVLVHEGQGEPWVIVHGLMSSADEMLPLGQALQRLTGNPIWLVDLAGFGRSPALGAQQGEVGFNGQVKAVVGAVNEITGSFKLVGHSIGATIAGAVLRECKRSDVQLAVLQPVWTASEDQVQWLASKLPRRMLQKQLSRMSSRRLVKQFKRADSTIIDEKAILAYADRVSTSLRSPRIAGANADLLLWIQRPDRAVVPTFDEAARTLLVWGRTDIGYMRPQGLPTSLKCAELPYGHQFPMFHPQETARLLADWQVEQNL; this is encoded by the coding sequence ATGCTTGTACAAGCGATGAGCAAGGGAAGAATGCCAATCATTCCTGGGGGAGCATCTCACTGGTTGCCGCTCATATCTAATGATGTGGTTGCACAGACGATTGTTTATCTATCCAGAGAAGTAGAGCCGAGCGGAGGTACATACCCCGTATTACTTCCAAAGGAAGACAGTCCTAATATGAAGGAACTCATTCAACTTATGGCGACGACATTGGATGTACCTTCACCCCGGTGGTCGGCTCCTCTTCCAATCATTCATGCAGCGATGAAGGCTGGTGGAGAACGAATTAGTGGTATCCCGCCAGAATCTATCTCGTTTATTACGAAGCAGCGTTTTGACGTGGAACAGACGGAGCAGTTATTTCTGCGCATGGGGCAAAGTATACCTAATGTCGTTCCGCTACTACCACATGTCATTGCTGATCTAGACTATCGTTTGACAAGCCCAGTCGTCGCAGGAAAGGCTTTACCTAAGGGTTGGATGAGGGCACGAAAAGGCGATCTAGCGGTGCTTGTCCACGAAGGTCAAGGTGAGCCGTGGGTAATCGTCCATGGATTAATGAGCAGTGCAGATGAAATGTTACCTCTGGGGCAGGCGTTACAACGTTTAACAGGGAATCCAATCTGGCTCGTGGATCTTGCAGGATTTGGCCGTTCTCCAGCTTTGGGAGCACAGCAAGGTGAGGTGGGCTTTAACGGTCAGGTGAAGGCGGTTGTAGGGGCGGTAAATGAGATAACTGGTTCATTCAAACTAGTGGGGCACTCTATTGGAGCCACTATAGCTGGAGCAGTCCTGCGAGAATGTAAACGATCGGATGTTCAACTGGCTGTGCTACAACCGGTGTGGACAGCTTCTGAGGATCAAGTTCAATGGTTGGCGTCTAAGCTTCCTAGACGAATGCTGCAAAAGCAACTTTCCCGAATGAGCTCAAGGCGCCTGGTAAAGCAATTCAAACGTGCTGATTCCACAATAATAGACGAAAAGGCAATTCTAGCTTATGCCGATAGAGTCTCTACTAGCTTGCGATCTCCTCGGATTGCTGGAGCCAATGCCGATCTTCTTCTCTGGATTCAGCGTCCTGATCGAGCTGTCGTGCCAACCTTTGATGAAGCGGCAAGAACACTATTGGTGTGGGGCAGGACAGACATCGGATATATGCGCCCGCAGGGGCTTCCAACTTCCTTAAAGTGTGCAGAACTTCCTTATGGACACCAGTTTCCGATGTTTCATCCACAAGAAACGGCAAGGCTGCTTGCTGATTGGCAAGTGGAACAGAACTTGTAG
- a CDS encoding methyl-accepting chemotaxis protein → MTLKTKVIFIVTAICILLAAPIGYLSLYVIEKQATESVDNELQSTVQTAVTEVSGWAMAQAKVIETVGKVINDTVPLQEISMEHLQAFQLPSNKEDIATIYFGLEDGTYLDGAGFQPDASFDARQRPWYLAIKASNQLTFSDAYVTQAGVQSIFIGVPLHDENGNFQGAISENISLDSIKDEISSIKTEHGFTFLLDRTGVVLSHPNQELLNTPLAEQSDYTEIVGKMLAEPSGLSEYTYNNDRQLIYYEKIPNTNWIAATSISKASALAEFTNTRQLFIAFIVIFTLILAALAYFLALKTIKPLIAMKNSAQQLAAGDLTVQVSVKGKDEIAQLGTSFNEMSSSLRSLIQQVDQSAQQVQSSSQTMLKDASGSNEIAGQISTVIDEIAKGAGEQAESIQAGAEMVSGINKVIDQITDEARQASETILDVNHAMESGNDAIARQNDLSQAGHESTNRVETSNQLLLSKLSEISVITNSIQNIAAQTNLLALNASIEAARAGEHGKGFAVVAGEVRKLAEQSSQSVAGIDQLLNDLHAAGQQSATELEQFRLNSAEQSDSMADTSASFERIRQSIDEIIHKINSITTGMNEIKSGAAQVSDVMTGLAAVAEESAASTEEAASSTTEQSQSIGNISVAAKALSDHADQLLREVSRFNTESK, encoded by the coding sequence ATGACACTAAAAACCAAAGTGATTTTCATCGTCACCGCCATCTGTATCCTGCTAGCAGCACCGATCGGATACCTCTCTCTCTACGTGATAGAGAAGCAGGCTACAGAATCGGTAGATAATGAGCTACAAAGCACCGTTCAAACAGCAGTAACCGAGGTCAGCGGCTGGGCAATGGCGCAAGCCAAAGTTATTGAAACCGTCGGAAAGGTCATCAATGACACCGTTCCTCTTCAAGAAATTAGCATGGAACACCTTCAGGCATTCCAATTGCCAAGTAATAAGGAAGATATCGCTACGATTTATTTCGGGCTAGAGGATGGCACATATCTGGATGGCGCAGGTTTTCAGCCTGACGCATCCTTTGATGCACGTCAGCGTCCGTGGTACCTTGCTATCAAGGCCTCTAATCAGCTTACTTTCAGTGATGCTTATGTAACCCAAGCGGGTGTACAGTCTATTTTTATCGGGGTACCTCTACATGACGAGAACGGAAACTTTCAAGGAGCCATTTCAGAAAATATCTCTTTGGATTCAATCAAAGATGAGATTAGCTCGATTAAAACAGAACATGGCTTCACCTTTTTGCTAGACCGAACTGGTGTAGTACTCTCTCACCCTAATCAAGAACTGCTTAATACGCCGCTTGCCGAACAGAGTGACTATACCGAAATCGTAGGTAAAATGCTTGCAGAGCCAAGTGGATTGTCAGAGTATACATACAACAATGATCGCCAGCTTATCTATTACGAGAAAATTCCGAACACCAATTGGATTGCAGCTACATCCATCTCCAAGGCATCTGCTTTAGCTGAATTTACGAATACGAGACAACTGTTTATTGCATTTATCGTAATCTTCACTCTGATTTTGGCTGCTCTTGCTTATTTCTTAGCCCTAAAAACGATTAAGCCTTTGATTGCTATGAAAAATAGTGCACAACAATTGGCTGCAGGTGACCTCACCGTGCAGGTTTCCGTTAAAGGCAAAGATGAGATTGCTCAGCTCGGAACCTCTTTCAATGAGATGTCATCTTCACTTCGCAGTCTGATTCAACAGGTCGATCAATCTGCACAACAAGTGCAATCTTCCTCTCAGACCATGCTTAAGGATGCATCGGGTAGTAATGAAATTGCGGGACAGATCTCAACCGTCATTGATGAAATTGCCAAAGGTGCAGGCGAACAAGCCGAATCCATTCAAGCTGGAGCTGAGATGGTATCAGGCATCAATAAAGTAATTGATCAAATTACAGACGAAGCACGCCAAGCATCCGAAACCATTTTAGACGTAAATCATGCCATGGAGAGCGGAAACGATGCGATTGCAAGGCAGAATGATCTCTCTCAAGCAGGACATGAATCAACCAATCGAGTGGAAACGTCCAATCAATTGTTATTAAGTAAGCTTAGTGAAATCTCAGTCATTACGAATAGTATTCAGAACATCGCAGCCCAAACCAACCTATTGGCGCTAAATGCCTCCATTGAGGCTGCACGCGCTGGAGAGCATGGCAAAGGCTTCGCTGTTGTCGCTGGTGAAGTGCGTAAGCTTGCGGAGCAATCCTCTCAGTCTGTAGCTGGAATCGATCAATTGTTGAATGATCTACATGCCGCAGGTCAACAGAGTGCGACCGAACTGGAGCAATTCCGCCTGAATAGTGCGGAGCAATCCGATTCTATGGCAGATACCTCAGCATCCTTTGAGCGTATACGCCAATCTATCGATGAAATTATTCACAAAATCAACTCCATAACGACAGGTATGAACGAGATCAAATCAGGTGCCGCTCAAGTGTCTGACGTCATGACAGGGCTGGCAGCCGTTGCCGAGGAAAGTGCCGCCTCTACCGAGGAAGCTGCTTCTTCCACAACGGAACAATCCCAATCCATTGGCAACATATCCGTTGCTGCCAAAGCATTGTCTGACCATGCGGATCAGTTACTACGTGAGGTTAGCCGTTTTAATACAGAATCTAAATAA
- a CDS encoding chemotaxis protein CheW, with translation MDENIQYINFSVGEQFFALRIDEVQEIIRMVPVTTVPFGSPEIRGFTSLYGKVVSVVSLRVLLGMPDQEDTSSTRIIVVPYKDGFVPLIVDTVDSVVTYERFEKPAEEHKSFMSGIFNEIGYGEDHTAGILNLEVLLGSLTHS, from the coding sequence ATGGATGAGAACATTCAATATATTAATTTCTCGGTAGGAGAACAGTTCTTTGCACTTCGGATTGATGAAGTTCAGGAGATCATTAGAATGGTGCCGGTTACAACAGTTCCTTTTGGAAGTCCGGAAATTAGAGGATTCACTTCGCTATACGGTAAAGTTGTCTCTGTTGTGAGTTTACGTGTGTTGTTGGGTATGCCGGATCAGGAGGACACTTCTTCCACACGTATTATTGTTGTACCGTACAAAGACGGGTTTGTCCCTCTTATTGTGGATACGGTGGATTCCGTTGTAACATACGAGCGATTTGAAAAGCCTGCGGAAGAGCACAAAAGCTTCATGAGTGGAATCTTCAATGAAATTGGATACGGTGAAGACCATACGGCGGGCATTTTGAACCTTGAAGTGTTGCTGGGCAGCTTGACTCACTCGTAA